Part of the Gigantopelta aegis isolate Gae_Host chromosome 15, Gae_host_genome, whole genome shotgun sequence genome is shown below.
atataacataaataaaatgtgttgagtgcgtcgttaaatgaatcATTTCCTCCCTATAATATTGAGATATTTTAAACTTATCTCCAATAATAACGGGACAGAATGGAGACCCTTGTATGAAGTCACTATAGGTTACGTCTTTTACTCAGtagaaacatattttgttttattttaaaggatTACTGTTGATTATCATAAATTATGTCATAAACAAAGACACAAAAAAAGGGCAAAATTATAAATCAAAACAAGCCATGATTGTGCAGCTTTTAAAACCCTACacagggggcggaacgtagcccagtggtaaagcacttgcctgatgtgaagtcgttctgggatcgatctccatcggtggacgaaatgggctatttctcgttccagtcaatgctccacggctggtacatcaaagtccgtggttTGTActatgtctatgggatggtgcatacaaaagatcccttgctactactgaaaacatgtaacgggtttcctctctaaaactacaaatagttgacatccaatagccagagtgcgccgttaaataaaacatttccttccttcttccaatagccaatgattcataaatcaatgttctctagtggtgtcgttaaacaaaaacattctttaACTTTAACTCAAAACCCTCCCTGTCTGTTGTAGGATACGGAAACGTCTACGGACACGGAGCTGGATTTGGCGCTCACGGAGCTGGATTTGGAGCTGGATTTGGCGCTCACGGAGCTGGATTTGGAGCTGGATTTGCTGGATTCGGCGCTCGCGGAGCTGGATTTGGCGCTCACGGAGCTGGATTTGGAGCTGGACTCGGACATGGACACGGCCATGGATTCGGAAATAGATTGGCCGGACGTGGAATTGAATCCGACGGACTTCTTCACTAAATCTTCGGCACTGGGTTTCGTTCagatgaaattaataaattaactggTCGAGTGTAAATCTCGTGTTCGCCTTTTCCTTTTGTTCATCCTGTTAGGCCTGTAGGGCCGTACCCACTATAAAATGACTGGGTGGGTGGGGCAGTAAAACAGGAACCAGGGTGCAGTGAGAAATATATTCTCTAGAAAGGCACAAAATGGAAAATCACGCTGCAGTGCTAACCGTATACGACCTTGCGAAAACACCCATTTAACTCTGCTTTGTGCACATATACGAATGCTTATTATGATAAAGTCCCGTAGGAACAATAACTGGAGTGGGGGGGGGACACAATCTCTAATGGGGGGGGCAAAGTCGCTAGTGTAGGAGGGGTGTTGGGGGGAGGGCAAGcagtatttctgtttatttctatataaagtagaacaaacaaaaacgtaCATGTTCGTCCTCAATTGTTGGACACagtctccccccctccccctccctccccacacacacacacaccaaaaacacaCCAACTCCTtccccggttcctacgggcgTGTGATAACGGTTTTCTCGTTGCCTGGGGCCCCCGTTCCACGAAGAGATTTTAGCTctaaaatcattttaaaccCATAATTATCTTTTGTGCTTGAAGTGGTTTTAACACTAacatcgcttcgtggaacggggcctcTTATTTGCCGTGGGGTGGATCACTTTactttattatctttttttctttctttctttctttttttttattttttttcttttttatttttttttttttttttattttttttttttttttttttttttttttttttttgctgtatcCAGTTCAGAACTTGGCTTGGTATCAGCCAACGAGTAGGAATGCACGTGCTAGTTTCGTTTTACGGTACTAAATCCACTCTCTGGCGAGTTCACACCTTACCATGAGGTATAGGGTACACACCACCAAACCAGACCACCTAACCCCCACACCCCACCGCCTGATAGGGAAACATTTCTAACAAGTGGCTAAAACCGCCAAATGCAACGTTttaatcaacacacacacacacacgcacacacacacacacacacacacacatatatatatatatatatatatatatatatatatatatatatatatatatatatcgaaacTAAAAGCATAATTAACTattttctgatatatatatatatatatatatatatatatatatatatatatcataaatgcaaaacattGCAAGCCGTCACGTTTAAATTATATAAGAGAAAATAGTTAATTATGCTTTTAGTTTCGAGAATATTACAAAGCGTCTTTGGATAAGCAATAGTACCCTGCAAGTGTGTCAAACACAACAGTGCCTGATACACAAGTATTTGTGGTTATTAGTGTGAACCCGATACATTACTACTGCTTCAAATCAAACAACAACTAGAGAATAacaaatgaagaagaagaaggaaatgttttatttaacgacacactcaacacatttcatttacagttatatggcgtcgggcatatggttaaggaccacacagatactgagggagaaaacccgctgtcgccactgcacgggctactcttttcgattagcagcaagggagtttttatatgcaccaccccacagacaggatagcacataccacggcctttgatgtaccagtcgtggtgcactgtctggagcgagaaatgaTAATACATGAGTCACCggtaattatcaaatatatgtccAGAATACAATACTATTATTCCACTTATCTGCTCATCAATTTGTTATCTCTAAAGACCTTTTACTTTCTATATCCATAGAAaaaatataaccgtaaataaaatgtgttgagtgcatcgttaaataaaacatatccttcctttccttccatAGCAAGAACGTAAACTACTCCAGACGTTGTTCTGAATTTTCATAAAACGTTGTATTTTattcaaactatattttaaagtttgttctgtttaactacaccactagagcatattgattacttaatcatcggctgttggatgtcaaacatttcgtaatcctgacacgtagtcatcagagaaaacccgctacatttttcctaatgcagaaaaggatcttttatatgcagcatcccacagacaggaaagcacataccacggtttttaaccagttgtggtacacttttggaacgagaagaaacgcaatcagttgaattgatcAACCGAGGTGATTCGAATCCTGTGACTcactcaagcgagcactcgacctACTGAGTTTTATTTACTCggtttaaaaattttaaaacctGTAATGAATtggataaaaataatgttttataaaaataattaacaacaaaaactgAGAGGCAAACTCTTTAAAGAGAGTATGTTTACCAAAtcttgatgacgtcatatttagtacaaaCGAATTCATTGTTTGTTAGCCTCAAATCGTCAAAGTTGAAACAATATTGTACGTGATAATTTTTCTGTGAGAAATTAGCATTTTTATTTGCCCGTTTACGAGTGCCCGCTGAGGTAATAAAGGAATTCACTGACCAGATGAAAGATGATTTTATGACAACATAGGTACGCTCAGCCAGCTGTTTGTCGCTAACACTAAGTCGTTCTACACATTAAACAGAAtgaccacttcgggaaccagacaaaatagtttgcaaatgtTTAGCGGAAAACAACTTGctgaaatgtatatatgtacacacacacacacacacacacacacacacacacacacgtatgtatgtatgtgtgtatgtatgtgtgtatgtatgtatgtatgcatgtttgtatgtatgttattattattataagaattgttcgtcattttgttgtaaatttatTGATGTAGGCCCTATAACAGGCACAAATTGCATAAAATTGTGTTGtgtagcgaagcgattttatactaaatttatgactgttatacatcgataaattcacaacaAAATGACGAACagttcttataattccaaacaacACAACTTATTTGGTTAAAACTAGAtctaattcataaatcagtTCCTATCGTTCTTCCCATTATCTGCTTTACGTAATGACGCTCAATTTGACGTAATTACGTCACTacgctacacaattttatgcAGTTGTACATTGATAAATGTATTCAAAAATGACAAGCAGttcttatataattacaaatatagGAGCGTGTGCAGAAGGTGTTTCGGCAGTCGAACCCTCCTCTTGATtaagcatatttttttttttttcaatacttttCCCGGGGAAACATGTCTTAACCCCTCATAAACTTCGCTACCCACAGTTTAACCCCCACTTTTTCTCAAAATGTGTGTACGAGCGCCTGGACACACCATATTTAAttaacatatacataaatcAGCTTCCAGCGTCCTTTCCATGACCTCTTTTACGTAATGACGTTTTAGCTggcgtaatgacgtcattttctgaggtgTATCCAACGATAACCTTCAGTTTTTCTTCGACGTCGTCCAATCGGAATAGTAAATCGTATAAACGCGGAAAGatagagggatggatggatagatagatagatatatagatagatagacagatagacagacagacatacagagagacagacacatacattcatacagacagacatgtatgtatgtatgtatgtatgtatgtgtatgtatgtatgtatgtatgtatgtatgtatgtatgtatgtatgtatgtatgtatgtgtatgtatgtatgtatgtgtatgtatgtatgtatgtatgtatgtatgtatatgtatgtttgtatgtatgtatgtatgtatgcatatatatatatatatatatatatatatatatatatatatatatgtgtttgtctctgtgtgtgtgtgtgtgtgtgtgtgtgtgtgtgtatgtgtgtgtatgtgtgtgtgtgtgtgtgtgtgtctgtgtctgtgtgcgtgtgtgtatgtgtgtgtgtatgtgtgtgtgtgtgtgtgtgtgtgtgtgtgtgtgtgtgtctctgtgtgtgtctctgtgtgtgtgtctctgtgtgtgtatgtgtgtgtgtgtatgtgtgtctgtctgtgtgtgtatgtgtgtgtgtatgtgtgtgtatgtgtgtgtatgtgtgtgtgtgtatgtgtgtgtgtatgtgtgtgtatatgtgtgtgtgtgtgtgtgtgtgtatgtgtgtgtgtgtatgtgtgtgtgtgtatgtacgtatctagatgtatacatacatttatatatacatgcatgtatatacagCGAGACCTCGATAATCCGGACTCCTGTAGTCCGGAATCCCTGCCTTATGGACACCCGAAATACAACATGAACTCTAGTTTACCTCACAGGTGTTCATTATTTTACTTCATTCTTTTATTATAagcaattttaaatattattttaagcgTATTAATTGAGTTTAGATTAGTtagttataataatgtttttgttataatatgtttttaaaataacttgtcATCATTTATTAAGATTACTTTTAACTCtatttgctaaaaaaaacaaaatttaaaattaactgTATTTGCTAGtagttttgtgtttatttttttgtgtttatatttaaatatgcaCACTGTATATAGTAGAACCAGTAATCCACAGTTCCGTCAGTGGATaaaatgggctatttctcgttctagccagtgcatcacgactggtatatcagaggtcgtgatatgtgttattatgtctgtggcatggtacatataaaaatatcttgctgctaacaaaaaaatgtagcgggtttcctctctaagactatgtcaaaattataaaatgtttgacatccaatagtcgatgtgctctagtggtgtcgttaaacaaaacaaactaatccACTGGCTTGATCTTgatacacatataaatatcggccatttgttttattttttattaaaagtttgttttgtttaacgataccattagagaacattgatttattaattatccgCTAATGGTAGAGGGGTTTGATAAAttcattggggttttttaaatcattcccagtctggagctcgacgcggtaagacgtgtttctTTCGCtcgtgcacactgcacgtgctttcgtgtgctcgacttggggatccttcattttgttgtttttgtcagcgaaatgaagttttctactgggatgtatgaggccattggaactgattgaacgctggaacgcttctcgtttcgacagtctgcaccaccaatttggattcttttttagcgagattccttgcctccacgtcatttctccgtctgactatgctgacttgttttttcgtgacgccacggttgttcgcgtttcgtctctacatgtccgagcctgtcctagcagcactggaagattgaccgccccactctaagactTTACTTTGtgttattgtgataccatctcgtatccactggagtcgggcccgtccacaccactataccaacccatgacgactggactataccctagtctgattctctctcgttcagacgggtccggcttctcaagatctgtatttcagcacagcactacaccttcaatgtctattgactgtcaatcttggggttttcttgacgagatgcaacccatctcgtccctaagctgtgcaccctaacgaccttaacgaggccaatcacgtggacatatagatcggactttaaactttcagaccttcgttcaaaagtttatgtcgaaattactttaattttttaatattattaaatagtccgatactctcttatttatttttggactgtccttctaaaatgttccaaattatataaatattcgaccgagcagtcaattctttttatttttggcttgtaactttttttttcttttttttttaagttctattaacttttttactaattgctattttaaaaattctgcccattttcaactctacccaataccccccccccccccccacacacacacacacactccatcccgagtcaggccaccgatcttatctaatttctttttgaccacccgatctattctagcgaccaaatttaatgagtagaattttctttattaattatattacttagagatgcgcatcaaaattttaaaggcccactatttaatttttggatgtaaatttcaaaattgtccgcttaattttgtttctgtcccgggacaagcccctggctatccagagacaggccccgggacggacatgctcgaaactctagtggtatatgagcatgtaaaaattattcgcactcgcactcgcttttttaaataatgattgaAAATATGTTTCCAGTGAGGTATTACATTCGATGATAGCTATATTTTAACCCATCCCAAAATGAGGTATTACATTTGATGATAGTTTTATTGTTTACCCatcctccacccccacccccctccaaatagttttaaaagtcCAAATGGCAAGTGACGATGAGTAACCACGTCACAAACGTCATATTTTGTtccataaaatgttttgttttgagcctgtatatagagaataatacatgagtggttattagataccatttatcttacgagtagttttaaaatgtatctaacgagcgaaagcgagtttgatacgtttttaaacaacgagttgtaagataaataatatctaacgaacacgaatgtatttcttacatatcctcaaaaccaggttttaagcaaactttaacatctttttttactaaaagttatttacagcctttgcacttgtagctaacttacatgtcacagacaaatgattgtcaggttaactatacgtcacagtgtaatcgatttcgatcgtgctggtttttcattggatgtatgacattggtaacctggtcatcacctaggagcagccagtcgtatgtcttgatattgttaatacactTACATATGTAAAAAAGTATGTGATAGCAAAAATAACGAacgatgttctcaccaacgggtgtgtgagaaaataaattaaggaaccaaaatatcaatctaattaacaTATGCTCCATGCCTGCAGAAAAGTACCCAACAGGTTGCCCAAAATGACTGTCGGGTGActcaagacaaaacaaacaaagatataATTTTGCGTTCTGCGATAATTTTCTCTAAAACATTTTGATCGTCGAAGCGATATCTCCGATGCAAATGCattgttaatttaatttcagcaaaaaataatttaaaaaacaaatggcaATTTCGAAAATccttgtttgtatttatttatagcaGTCATTGTTGAGTGATAAAGATACTGAAATGATAGAAGAAATTTAGGAGATGCATCTCGCAACAGTTAACATCTAGTTATTATGCATTGTTTTACTAGTTttaattgctttttaaaaaataaattacaattacACGTTACATGTACTGACAAATACAATTTACTTTATGCATAATCTATTCTTAAATTTCTTAATGCATTTACgaattaaaaatatgtactgGCACATTTAGTTTACTTCATGCATAATCTATTCTTAAGTTTCAATAAATGCATTTGCGAAATGGTTTGTCATTagacctttttaaaaatgtgttaaagaGGAAAGACTGGGAGGactaatttatttacaaataaataaactaataaaaataatgttcacaaataaaatgaataagCCTCATTAGTTTTACACAAAATCCAGAAATAGTTTCTTGTTGCTATATGACCTGTATTTTATGTTCAAATTCGGATTCAATTCTGTCTTAAATTAAGACTGTTAATTATCTTTTAATCATGCCCTGATTATTCTATAAATTTTAGAATTGCAATTTGTTGAAAGAAGGGGCGTGATGAGTCGCACCCCACAAACTAAAGTGACAGGCGTCTAGGGGCACTTCACCCAGGCGGGGGTGCAGGGAATTGTgcagggggggggagggttagaCTGTGGCGAGTGTAGTTTGTAGGGATTGGGGAGGAGGTACTTGGGGTTAGGTCAAACTccactttaaaacataatgaaaagGAAAACTTTGCTTGGATACAAACACAGGACTCTATTATAGAGTTTCGGGCACGGCTATCCCAAGGCCGATCTCTGGCATAGTCAGGgatctgactcgggacagaatAGTTTGCTTACAGTGTGTGTGCCATCCCATTACTCCCTTCCCCCCAACACCCGCCCGTTATTTTGAACACAGTAATGACAGAATAAAACGAATGCAAAACGTAAGTGTACCGaaacaaactatatttattacaatagcatttatataattattccCCGAACAGATACTCTTTAGTGGTAGAGATTGCCGGCGCCGAATCCGAGACCACGCCCTCCGAAACCAAATCCACGCCCACCGAATCCGAATCCGTGTCCGATTCCGACTCCGTGTCCGATTCCGACTCCGTGTCCAATTCCGACTCCGTGTCCGATTCCGACACCGTGTCCGATTCCGACTCCCTGTCCTAGTCCGTGTCCGTGTCCGTATCCGTATCCTGTGAGAAAAGAAGAATAAATTATGTTTCCGTAGGAGTTATATCTTCCTGTAGCTATCAGACTtcctgccagaaaataatttgaggcatgtaataaaaacaaaaccgatCCTAAGTGCATcaactaggtggttatgggttttaaatgttttgaaattggactCTCAATTTCATGTGCTTTGACCagttttaaacagcagtttcTTCAAAATCATCTATGAAAACATAagaatgtatccattaattttcaaGACTGTAGGGTATGTACTTGTAATCCcccgtaccctctggcagaaaccctgactatGGATGAGAGATTTAATAACAGTCACTCTATCCTGTTTGTGTTGTTGGGATCCTGTGTGTCTTTCTGTCAGTTCATATTATTGTCACAATGTAATGATTTTGTAAAGAAGATAGggtatggttattttgatactAGTACTTGGTCGGAATAAAGGTACTTGAACAAGAAGGAGACTATGAAGAAGAaaggagagaagaagaagaagaggaagaagaaaaagaaaaagaagaagaggagggaAAGAAGAAGACAATGTGAATTGTCATTCCATTACTGATGTTCCTGGTACGGATCTTAGCCcatattttaatgaatgtatACAACTTACCCTTGTTGCCGTATCCGTAACCGTATCCGGGATATCCGTATCCGTAACCAGCGCCGTGAAGTCCAGCTCCTCCAATAAGACCTCCTCGGTGAAGTCCAACTCCTCCAATAAGACCTCCTCGGTGAAGTCCGTTTCCTCCGAGGTATCCTCCGTGGTGAAGTCCAGCTCCTCCGAGAAGTCCAACTCCGTGAAGTCCAGCTCCTCCGTGGTAAAGTCCAGCTCCTCCGTGGTAAAGTCCAGCTCCTCCGTGGTAAAGTCCGGCTCCTCCGAGAAGTCCAGCTCCGTGAAGTCCAGCTCCTCCGAGGAGACCTCCTCGGTGAAGTCCAGCTCCCAGGTATCCTACTCCTCCGTGAAGTCCTCCGAGCAGACCAGCACCATGAAGTCCGGCTCCTCCAACAAGACCTCCGTGGTAAAGTCCAGCTCCTCCGTGGTAAAGTCCAGCTCCTCCGTGGTAAAGTCCGGCTCCTCCGTGGTAAAGTCCGGCTCCTCCGTGGTAAAGTCCGGCTCCTCCGAGAAGTCCAGCTCCGTGAAGTCCAACTCCTCCAATGAGACCTCCTCGGTGAAGTCCAACTCCTCCAATGAGACCTCCTCGGTGAAGTCCGGCTCCTCCGAGAACTCCAACTCCGTGAAGTCCAGCTCCTCCGAGGAGACCTCCTCGGTGAAGCCCAGCTCCTAGGTATCCTACTCCTCCGTGAAGTCCAGCTCCTCCGAGCAGACCGGCTCCTCCGAAACCGCCGTGTCCGTAGTTGTAGCCTGACCCCATGACGGAGCAGCACAGGACGGCGAGCAGACTGACTGAGAGAAGAGTCTGGAAGATAAGCATGTAATATGTCAAGGAAATAtcttatgtaacgacgcactcaacacatttt
Proteins encoded:
- the LOC121389861 gene encoding glycine-rich cell wall structural protein 1.8-like; amino-acid sequence: MLIFQTLLSVSLLAVLCCSVMGSGYNYGHGGFGGAGLLGGAGLHGGVGYLGAGLHRGGLLGGAGLHGVGVLGGAGLHRGGLIGGVGLHRGGLIGGVGLHGAGLLGGAGLYHGGAGLYHGGAGLYHGGAGLYHGGAGLYHGGLVGGAGLHGAGLLGGLHGGVGYLGAGLHRGGLLGGAGLHGAGLLGGAGLYHGGAGLYHGGAGLYHGGAGLHGVGLLGGAGLHHGGYLGGNGLHRGGLIGGVGLHRGGLIGGAGLHGAGYGYGYPGYGYGYGNKGYGYGHGHGLGQGVGIGHGVGIGHGVGIGHGVGIGHGVGIGHGFGFGGRGFGFGGRGLGFGAGNLYH